From the Bacillus tuaregi genome, one window contains:
- a CDS encoding CBS domain-containing protein, with protein MATKHEQILQHIDELPIGEKISVRQIAKALEVSEGTAYRAIKDAENKGYVSTIERVGTIRIERKKKENIEKLTFAEVVNIVDGQVLGGRSGLHKTLNKFVIGAMQLDAMMRYIDAGSLLIVGNRVNAHELALKAGAAVLITGGFDTNDEVKKLADELSMPVISSSYDSFTTATMINRAIDDQLIKKEIILVEDILTPLEKTRYLKTTDTIKDWYELNRETGHSRFPVTDANLKIQGMITSKDVIGHDHDTTLEKIMTKNPMTVGEKTSVASSAHMMVWESIEVLPVVNDSNKLKGIISRQDVLKALQMIQRQPQVGETIDDIITNQISMMKGKTKGDDVYRFEVTPQMTNHHGTVSYGVFTTIVFEAANRVLRGYKKGDLVVENMTTYFLKPVQLDSMLEIYPKILEVGRKFGKVDIEVFNEGVLVGKAMLTCQLIDRH; from the coding sequence TTGGCTACGAAACACGAGCAAATACTTCAACACATTGATGAATTACCAATCGGTGAAAAAATATCGGTGCGGCAGATCGCCAAGGCATTAGAGGTAAGTGAAGGAACAGCGTATAGAGCCATTAAGGATGCAGAGAATAAAGGTTATGTTAGTACAATTGAAAGAGTTGGTACGATACGAATTGAAAGAAAAAAGAAAGAAAATATTGAAAAGCTAACTTTTGCTGAAGTTGTCAATATTGTCGATGGTCAGGTCCTAGGAGGCAGATCAGGTCTTCATAAAACATTAAATAAGTTTGTCATCGGTGCCATGCAATTGGATGCGATGATGCGTTATATTGATGCTGGAAGTCTGTTGATTGTTGGTAACAGGGTGAACGCACATGAACTAGCCTTAAAGGCCGGCGCAGCTGTATTGATTACAGGCGGCTTTGATACAAATGACGAAGTCAAGAAGCTGGCGGACGAACTAAGCATGCCTGTCATTTCAAGCAGCTACGATTCCTTTACAACAGCTACGATGATCAATCGTGCCATTGATGATCAATTAATTAAGAAGGAAATTATCTTGGTAGAGGATATTTTAACCCCCCTTGAAAAAACTCGTTATCTAAAAACAACCGATACAATTAAAGATTGGTATGAGCTAAACCGAGAAACTGGTCATAGCCGTTTTCCGGTTACAGATGCCAATTTAAAAATTCAAGGTATGATTACTTCAAAAGATGTTATTGGACATGATCATGATACAACCCTTGAAAAAATCATGACCAAAAATCCAATGACAGTTGGTGAGAAAACGAGTGTCGCTTCTTCGGCACATATGATGGTTTGGGAAAGTATTGAAGTGCTTCCTGTTGTAAACGATTCTAATAAGCTTAAGGGAATCATCAGTCGTCAGGATGTATTGAAGGCTTTACAGATGATTCAACGACAGCCACAGGTCGGTGAAACAATCGATGATATCATAACAAACCAAATCAGTATGATGAAGGGGAAAACAAAAGGGGACGATGTCTATCGCTTTGAGGTAACACCGCAAATGACAAACCACCATGGAACCGTCTCGTATGGAGTATTCACAACAATTGTCTTTGAAGCTGCTAACCGGGTGTTAAGAGGCTACAAGAAAGGCGACCTTGTCGTTGAAAATATGACGACCTATTTCCTCAAACCGGTTCAATTAGATAGTATGCTTGAGATATATCCTAAAATATTGGAAGTGGGTCGGAAATTCGGGAAGGTAGATATTGAAGTTTTTAATGAAGGCGTTTTGGTTGGTAAAGCGATGCTGACATGTCAATTGATTGACAGACACTAG
- a CDS encoding metal-dependent hydrolase — translation MKVTYHGHSVVKIETGGKTILIDPFITGNGLTDLKVEDVKPDVIILTHGHGDHVGDTVQLAKANDSLVIANDELSTYLSWQGLRVHGMHIGGAYQFDFAKVKLTQAFHGTGMQLEGKEIIYCGMPAGILFTAEGKTIYHAGDTALFSDMKLIGERHPIDVAFLPIGDNYTMGPDDAAYAAKLLGAKVVVPIHYNTFPVIQQDPQEFIKLLEDENGKVLNPGEGIEL, via the coding sequence TTGAAGGTAACTTATCATGGACATTCAGTGGTGAAAATTGAAACGGGGGGTAAGACGATTCTCATTGACCCCTTTATTACTGGAAATGGATTAACAGATTTAAAGGTTGAGGATGTAAAGCCGGATGTGATTATCCTAACTCATGGCCATGGGGATCACGTCGGGGATACTGTTCAGCTAGCTAAGGCAAACGATTCTCTTGTTATTGCCAATGATGAGCTTTCTACCTATTTAAGCTGGCAGGGATTACGAGTTCATGGAATGCATATCGGTGGAGCCTATCAATTTGATTTCGCTAAAGTAAAGCTGACACAGGCGTTTCATGGTACAGGCATGCAGCTTGAGGGAAAGGAAATCATTTATTGTGGTATGCCTGCAGGAATTTTATTTACAGCTGAAGGAAAAACGATTTACCATGCAGGAGATACAGCATTATTCTCAGATATGAAATTAATTGGTGAGCGACATCCGATTGATGTGGCGTTTCTGCCAATAGGCGATAATTACACAATGGGTCCTGACGATGCTGCCTATGCTGCAAAGCTTTTAGGTGCAAAGGTTGTTGTTCCAATTCATTATAATACATTCCCAGTGATTCAGCAGGATCCTCAGGAATTTATCAAATTGCTGGAAGATGAAAATGGAAAAGTATTAAATCCAGGTGAAGGTATCGAGTTATAA
- a CDS encoding MBL fold metallo-hydrolase: protein MDLTIIGPWGGYPKVNEASSGYLLDHDGYTVLLDCGSGVLSKLQSLVQPESLDAVMISHYHPDHIADIGVLQHARLIKGYLGVKMECLPIYAHPFNQHEFTNLTYKQITKGMAYQPEDILQVGPFSVRFLRTNHPVECYAMRFEAAGKSIVYTADTAFKEELIEFSNEADLLLCECNFYGQQEASKAGHMTSTFAGKLAHEAKVKQLVLTHLPHYGRLEQLKEEAASIYQGPIQLACFGLKCQI, encoded by the coding sequence ATGGACTTAACAATAATAGGACCTTGGGGTGGTTATCCGAAGGTAAATGAGGCAAGTTCAGGTTATCTGCTAGATCATGACGGGTATACTGTATTATTAGATTGTGGTAGCGGTGTGCTGTCAAAGCTGCAAAGTCTTGTCCAGCCAGAAAGTCTTGATGCTGTAATGATTTCGCATTATCATCCTGATCATATTGCAGATATAGGTGTCCTTCAGCATGCAAGACTCATAAAGGGCTATTTAGGTGTGAAAATGGAGTGTCTTCCTATATATGCCCATCCATTCAACCAACATGAGTTTACAAATTTGACCTATAAACAAATTACAAAGGGTATGGCATATCAGCCAGAGGATATTTTGCAGGTTGGCCCTTTTTCTGTTCGTTTCTTACGTACGAACCACCCTGTTGAATGCTATGCAATGCGGTTTGAGGCTGCAGGGAAATCTATCGTTTATACAGCAGATACTGCTTTTAAAGAGGAATTAATAGAATTCTCGAATGAGGCAGACCTGCTGCTGTGCGAATGTAATTTCTATGGGCAACAGGAAGCTTCAAAGGCAGGACATATGACAAGCACGTTTGCAGGAAAATTAGCACATGAAGCTAAGGTCAAACAGCTAGTCTTAACCCATCTACCTCATTACGGAAGACTCGAGCAGCTAAAAGAGGAAGCGGCCTCAATTTATCAAGGTCCAATTCAATTAGCCTGCTTTGGGTTGAAATGCCAAATATAG
- the yhfH gene encoding protein YhfH — MVKNIIEFFRNLPAKKCMECGKEIEEQADCYGNKCDHCMGLHDL, encoded by the coding sequence ATGGTAAAGAATATCATTGAATTTTTCAGAAATCTACCAGCTAAAAAATGTATGGAATGCGGTAAAGAAATCGAAGAGCAGGCAGATTGCTACGGCAACAAATGTGACCATTGCATGGGCCTTCACGACCTATAA